Proteins found in one Lycium ferocissimum isolate CSIRO_LF1 chromosome 6, AGI_CSIRO_Lferr_CH_V1, whole genome shotgun sequence genomic segment:
- the LOC132060669 gene encoding RING-H2 finger protein ATL78-like, translating to METTSTQFIQEFMENFRNSRRLLVAAPPQYHPDHPTMAPSTAPRISHDSTDVLLVNNIPIDTRVIIVLSVIFCGLICTLFLNSIVKFAFRCSSLLLADPSSNHRNPSRLKLANTGIKKKTLETFPVITYTNELEHSGFDSECVICLSEFGIGEKVKVLPKCNHCFHVQCIDKWLNSHSSCPTCRHCLIDTCQKIVKDNSISTIAIVNPDRMASDTSSSAPVQEVIVRIEGVVSSN from the coding sequence ATGGAAACTACATCCACCCAATTCATTCAAGAATTCATGGAGAATTTCCGCAACTCAAGAAGACTACTTGTAGCTGCCCCTCCACAATACCACCCTGATCATCCCACCATGGCTCCTTCAACCGCCCCTCGAATCAGCCACGACTCAACAGATGTACTACTAGTGAACAACATCCCGATTGATACAAGAGTTATAATAGTCTTGTCAGTAATTTTTTGTGGCTTGATTTGTACGCTTTTCTTGAACTCCATCGTAAAGTTTGCATTTAGGTGCTCCAGCCTATTGTTGGCTGACccatcatcaaatcatcgaaaCCCTTCTAGATTAAAGCTAGCAAATACCGGGATCAAGAAGAAAACCCTAGAGACGTTTCCAGTTATAACCTACACGAATGAGTTGGAACATTCAGGATTTGACTCTGAGTGTGTCATTTGCTTATCAGAATTTGGAATTGGAGAGAAAGTTAAGGTTTTGCCTAAGTGCAACCATTGCTTCCACGTCCAATGTATCGATAAATGGCTTAATTCCCACTCTTCTTGCCCTACTTGTAGGCACTGCCTCATTGACACTTGCCAAAAAATTGTCAAAGACAATTCTATTAGTACAATTGCAATTGTCAACCCTGATCGGATGGCTAGTGATACTTCATCATCAGCACCAGTTCAAGAAGTCATAGTAAGGATTGAAGGTGTAGTATCAAGCAATTAA